A stretch of Streptococcus chenjunshii DNA encodes these proteins:
- a CDS encoding nitroreductase family protein encodes MKFLELNKKRHAVKSFNDQVLDFKDLRTAIEVASLAPSAHNIQPWKFVVVKEKKEQLAEKLPALNRKQVEEAQYVVALFTDTDLQQRARKIARIGSKNLSDDLISYYMETLPARIAHFDRETTGEYLAVNAGIVAMNLVLALTDQGIASNIILGFDKKDVQSVLDIDQRFRPELLVTAGYSDSKPEPSYRLPVDDMIERR; translated from the coding sequence ATGAAATTTCTGGAATTGAATAAAAAGCGTCATGCGGTTAAAAGTTTTAATGACCAAGTGCTTGATTTTAAAGATTTACGGACGGCTATCGAGGTTGCCAGTCTGGCTCCCAGTGCCCATAATATTCAGCCTTGGAAGTTTGTTGTGGTTAAGGAAAAAAAGGAACAGCTAGCTGAAAAACTGCCGGCCCTGAATAGAAAACAAGTGGAAGAAGCGCAGTATGTTGTAGCACTTTTTACGGATACTGATTTACAGCAGCGGGCTCGAAAAATTGCCCGCATCGGCAGTAAAAATCTGTCAGATGATTTAATCAGTTATTATATGGAAACCCTGCCGGCACGTATTGCTCACTTTGACCGAGAAACAACAGGAGAATATCTGGCTGTTAATGCTGGTATTGTGGCTATGAATCTGGTGCTGGCACTGACTGATCAGGGAATTGCTTCCAATATCATCCTCGGTTTTGATAAAAAAGATGTGCAGTCTGTTTTGGACATTGACCAGCGTTTTCGCCCGGAACTTTTGGTTACAGCGGGCTACAGCGATTCTAAGCCGGAGCCAAGCTATCGTTTGCCGGTTGATGATATGATTGAAAGACGTTAA
- the pepV gene encoding dipeptidase PepV, which translates to MAIDFQAEVTKRRDAMMADLLALLRINSERADHLADAQHPFGPGPVQALETFLALAERDGYQTRNIDNYAGHFEYGQGDEVLGIFAHLDVVPAGSGWETDPYEPVLKDGKLYARGASDDKGPTMACYYALKIIKELELPVSKKVRFIVGTDEESGWADMDYYFEHSGVEKPDFGFSPDAEFPIINGEKGNITQYLHFSGSNGSDFVLHSFEGGLRENMVPESATAVFSAKKARFAEIETELSQFAAKNDLRTELTQDNDLFTITVTGKSAHGMSPQAGINGATYLASFLSRFSFAGAARDYLNLAGCILHLDYYGEKTGVAYTDTKMGALTMNPGIFRFDAASDDNTIALNFRFPQGTSSETIYQQLTKLQGPERVTVSKHLHEPHYVPPTDSLVSTLLNVYEKQTGLKGDEQIIGGGTFGRLLERGVAYGAMFPGYENTMHQANEFADVEDLYRAAAIYAEAIYELIK; encoded by the coding sequence ATGGCAATTGATTTTCAGGCAGAAGTAACTAAACGCCGTGATGCGATGATGGCTGATTTATTGGCCTTGCTGCGGATTAATTCCGAGCGCGCTGATCATCTGGCTGACGCGCAGCACCCTTTTGGCCCTGGTCCAGTCCAGGCTCTGGAAACGTTTCTGGCTTTGGCTGAGCGAGACGGCTATCAGACACGCAATATTGACAATTATGCCGGTCATTTTGAGTACGGTCAAGGGGATGAGGTTTTGGGAATTTTTGCCCATTTGGATGTGGTGCCTGCTGGCAGCGGCTGGGAAACGGATCCTTATGAGCCAGTTCTTAAAGACGGTAAGCTCTATGCCCGCGGTGCATCAGACGATAAAGGGCCGACTATGGCTTGCTATTATGCTCTAAAAATCATCAAGGAATTAGAGCTCCCAGTTTCTAAAAAAGTACGTTTTATCGTCGGTACAGATGAAGAATCCGGCTGGGCGGATATGGATTATTACTTTGAACACAGCGGGGTTGAAAAGCCTGACTTTGGTTTTTCACCAGATGCGGAGTTTCCGATTATCAATGGTGAAAAAGGCAATATCACACAGTATCTGCATTTTTCCGGCAGTAATGGCAGTGATTTTGTCCTGCACTCTTTTGAGGGAGGGCTGCGGGAAAATATGGTTCCTGAATCGGCAACAGCTGTTTTTTCTGCAAAAAAAGCCCGCTTTGCAGAAATAGAGACTGAGCTGTCGCAGTTTGCTGCCAAAAATGATCTGCGGACAGAGCTTACACAGGATAATGACCTGTTCACTATCACAGTTACCGGCAAATCAGCCCATGGGATGTCCCCTCAGGCAGGAATCAACGGTGCTACTTACTTGGCATCCTTTCTGAGCCGGTTTAGCTTTGCTGGCGCAGCCAGAGATTATCTGAATCTTGCAGGCTGCATTCTGCATCTGGACTATTATGGTGAAAAAACCGGGGTTGCTTACACCGATACTAAAATGGGGGCATTAACTATGAATCCCGGTATTTTTCGCTTTGATGCAGCTTCTGATGATAATACGATTGCTCTCAATTTTCGTTTTCCTCAAGGGACAAGCTCAGAAACCATTTATCAGCAGCTGACCAAACTTCAGGGGCCCGAAAGGGTGACCGTAAGCAAACACCTGCATGAACCGCATTATGTTCCGCCGACAGATTCTTTAGTGTCGACCCTGCTTAATGTTTATGAAAAACAGACAGGGCTTAAAGGGGACGAACAAATTATCGGCGGCGGCACTTTCGGGCGTCTCCTTGAGCGTGGTGTAGCTTACGGCGCTATGTTCCCCGGCTATGAAAATACGATGCACCAAGCTAATGAATTTGCGGATGTTGAAGATTTGTACCGAGCTGCAGCTATTTATGCTGAAGCTATCTATGAATTGATAAAATAG
- a CDS encoding VWA domain-containing protein has protein sequence MKKVMDKQNRFAFRKLKIGLVSVTVAFIFGAAGQVAAEEGTVPETVQTAVEPETSASAVEAAASEIAEKAAVPVVPEESAEAGDVIDVTVTESGVVASEEGNVSKAENTITVRTTSVADPNEAPADPNPNVTVTESTTNSEDDNYSYTVYERVTKTSTEDYIQEGDKISERETTNADIVFVIDHSISMDVYIDQVKTNVRNFVNGLQNRNISVRLGLVDYEYNKDVNYAQFDGSHFTSDIAQFIASLDGITTAGGFEEATVPLTYIATPGNYDWSADPNARRFAVLITDEDIDYLENSPSLEATIQALNAANISTTVIAGNYDQDVYMPLVNGTGGIFVDISTDFSTALSDDISTWVVETTQGRLLKVVTDQYHLYVEVIAVPKGGSTAAGSTVDPSAVSLAAHKAGRNTDPVRYHTEAFVQQAAVLPQTGEKDQAYLVGFGTAAVSLALGMAVKSKRNRTRVSKNTD, from the coding sequence ATGAAAAAAGTTATGGATAAGCAAAATCGCTTTGCTTTTAGAAAACTGAAAATCGGGCTGGTTTCAGTAACAGTTGCTTTTATTTTTGGAGCAGCTGGACAGGTTGCAGCTGAAGAAGGAACAGTCCCGGAAACAGTCCAGACTGCAGTAGAGCCAGAAACAAGTGCCAGTGCTGTCGAAGCGGCTGCATCCGAAATTGCTGAGAAAGCTGCCGTTCCTGTTGTTCCGGAAGAAAGTGCTGAGGCTGGAGATGTCATCGATGTTACGGTAACAGAAAGCGGTGTAGTTGCCAGTGAAGAAGGCAATGTCTCTAAAGCTGAAAATACCATTACTGTTCGTACAACCAGTGTTGCTGACCCTAATGAGGCGCCTGCCGATCCTAATCCCAATGTGACGGTTACTGAATCGACGACTAACAGCGAAGATGATAATTACAGCTATACTGTATATGAAAGAGTTACCAAGACCAGCACTGAAGACTATATCCAGGAAGGTGATAAAATCAGTGAGCGGGAAACGACTAATGCTGATATCGTTTTTGTAATCGATCATTCCATCTCTATGGATGTATATATTGATCAGGTGAAGACCAATGTTCGGAATTTTGTCAATGGTTTGCAGAACAGAAATATCTCTGTCAGGCTGGGACTGGTTGATTATGAGTACAATAAAGATGTCAATTATGCCCAATTTGACGGTTCACATTTTACCAGTGATATAGCTCAGTTCATTGCATCTTTGGATGGTATTACGACTGCCGGTGGTTTTGAAGAAGCGACAGTTCCTCTGACTTATATTGCCACACCGGGAAACTATGACTGGTCAGCAGATCCTAATGCCAGACGTTTTGCTGTATTAATCACCGATGAAGATATTGATTATTTAGAAAATTCCCCTAGTTTAGAGGCGACAATTCAGGCTTTAAATGCTGCTAATATCAGTACGACCGTCATTGCCGGCAATTATGACCAAGATGTTTATATGCCGCTGGTTAATGGTACTGGAGGCATCTTTGTTGACATATCCACTGATTTCAGTACAGCTTTGTCGGATGATATTTCTACATGGGTAGTTGAAACAACTCAAGGACGTTTGTTAAAAGTTGTGACAGACCAGTATCATCTTTATGTCGAAGTTATAGCTGTACCTAAAGGAGGAAGCACTGCTGCAGGCTCCACTGTTGATCCGTCAGCTGTAAGTCTTGCGGCGCATAAAGCAGGCAGAAATACTGACCCGGTGCGTTATCACACAGAAGCATTCGTCCAGCAGGCTGCTGTTCTGCCTCAGACAGGAGAAAAGGATCAAGCTTACTTAGTTGGTTTTGGCACAGCGGCTGTCAGCCTTGCTTTAGGTATGGCTGTGAAATCTAAAAGAAATCGCACTCGTGTCTCTAAAAATACTGACTAA
- the mnmE gene encoding tRNA uridine-5-carboxymethylaminomethyl(34) synthesis GTPase MnmE — MSITKEFDTIAAIATPLGEGAIAIVRLSGTEALTIAQKIFKGKDLTDSASHTINYGHIIDPQDKTVLDEVMVTVMRAPKTFTREDVIEINTHGGIAVTNEILQLILRQGARLAEPGEFTKRAFLNGRVDLAQAEAVMDLIRAKTDKAMHVAVKQLDGSLSQLINETRQEILNTLAQVEVNIDYPEYDDVEEVTAALIREKTQEFQHLLKDLLKTARQGKILREGLATAIIGRPNVGKSSLLNQLLREDKAIVTDIAGTTRDVIEEYVNIKGVPLKLIDTAGIRETDDLVEKIGVERSKKALKEADLVLLVLNAAEKLTEQDRILLELSENSNRIVLLNKTDLPQVIETEDLPADYLPISVLKHQNTNQIEERISQLFFDQAGIAEQDATYLSNARHIALIEKAIDSLQAVNDGLALDMPVDLLQVDLTRTWEILGEITGDAAPDELITQLFSQFCLGK, encoded by the coding sequence ATGAGTATTACAAAAGAATTTGACACAATTGCAGCTATTGCCACTCCCTTAGGGGAGGGCGCTATTGCCATTGTCAGACTTTCCGGAACCGAAGCTCTGACAATCGCCCAAAAAATTTTTAAAGGAAAAGATTTAACAGACAGTGCGTCTCACACCATTAACTATGGCCACATTATCGATCCGCAGGATAAGACTGTACTTGATGAAGTCATGGTGACTGTTATGCGGGCACCTAAAACTTTTACACGTGAAGATGTTATTGAAATCAATACACATGGCGGTATTGCTGTAACCAATGAAATTTTGCAGCTTATTTTAAGGCAGGGAGCACGCTTGGCTGAACCGGGAGAATTCACTAAACGTGCCTTTTTGAATGGCCGTGTTGACTTGGCTCAGGCAGAAGCTGTCATGGATTTGATTCGGGCGAAGACTGATAAGGCCATGCATGTGGCTGTCAAGCAGCTGGACGGTTCTCTATCTCAGCTTATTAATGAAACTAGGCAGGAGATTCTAAACACTCTGGCCCAGGTCGAAGTCAATATTGACTACCCCGAATATGACGATGTTGAAGAGGTTACAGCGGCTTTGATCCGCGAAAAAACGCAAGAATTCCAGCACCTTTTGAAAGACTTGCTTAAAACAGCCCGCCAAGGGAAAATTTTGCGGGAAGGCTTGGCAACGGCTATTATCGGACGTCCCAATGTCGGGAAATCCAGTCTCCTCAATCAGCTCTTGCGGGAAGATAAAGCTATCGTCACAGATATAGCAGGGACTACCCGCGATGTTATTGAAGAATATGTCAACATTAAAGGCGTTCCGCTAAAATTGATTGACACAGCCGGTATCAGAGAAACCGATGATTTAGTCGAAAAAATTGGTGTTGAGCGATCTAAGAAAGCTCTGAAAGAAGCTGATTTAGTTCTGCTTGTCCTTAATGCCGCTGAAAAGCTGACTGAGCAGGATCGTATCTTGCTTGAGCTGAGCGAAAACAGCAACCGGATTGTTCTTCTCAACAAAACCGATTTGCCTCAGGTTATTGAAACAGAAGATCTGCCGGCAGATTATCTGCCGATTTCTGTTTTGAAGCATCAAAACACTAACCAGATTGAAGAACGCATCAGTCAGCTCTTTTTTGACCAAGCGGGAATTGCTGAACAGGATGCTACTTACCTCTCAAATGCCCGGCATATTGCGCTGATTGAAAAGGCAATCGACAGCCTGCAGGCAGTCAATGACGGACTGGCGCTCGACATGCCGGTCGATTTGCTGCAAGTAGACTTGACACGAACTTGGGAAATTCTAGGAGAAATTACCGGCGATGCAGCTCCTGATGAACTTATCACACAGCTTTTCAGCCAGTTCTGTTTAGGCAAATAG
- the rpiA gene encoding ribose-5-phosphate isomerase RpiA, with protein sequence MEELKKKAGVAAAQYVSDGMVLGLGTGSTARYFVEEVGRRVQEEGLCVIGVTTSSQTTAQAESLGIPLKNIDEIETIDLTVDGADEVDSDFNGIKGGGGALLMEKIVATLTEQYIWVVDESKLVTSLGAFKLPVEVVQYGAECLFRRFQKKGYRPSFRSKEGKRFVTDMQNFIIDLDLQKIENPWTLADELDRTVGVVEHGLFNGMVDQVIVADKAGIKKLNAPKKDIRKKM encoded by the coding sequence ATGGAGGAACTTAAGAAGAAAGCAGGGGTTGCTGCTGCCCAATATGTTTCAGACGGTATGGTTCTTGGTCTTGGGACGGGGTCGACAGCTCGTTATTTTGTTGAAGAGGTCGGCCGGCGTGTACAGGAGGAAGGGCTTTGTGTCATTGGTGTGACAACATCCAGTCAAACAACAGCTCAGGCTGAAAGTCTGGGAATCCCTTTAAAAAATATTGACGAAATTGAAACAATCGATCTCACTGTTGATGGTGCTGACGAAGTTGATTCGGACTTTAATGGGATTAAAGGTGGCGGCGGTGCCTTACTTATGGAAAAAATAGTGGCTACGCTTACTGAACAATATATCTGGGTTGTGGATGAATCCAAGCTTGTGACATCTCTCGGCGCCTTCAAACTGCCAGTTGAAGTGGTTCAGTATGGAGCCGAGTGTCTTTTTCGCCGTTTCCAAAAAAAAGGCTATAGGCCGTCTTTTCGCAGCAAGGAGGGAAAACGTTTTGTAACGGATATGCAGAACTTTATTATCGACCTAGATTTGCAGAAAATTGAAAATCCTTGGACCTTGGCTGATGAGCTTGATCGCACGGTCGGTGTTGTTGAACATGGGCTGTTTAACGGTATGGTCGACCAGGTGATAGTTGCTGATAAAGCAGGTATCAAGAAACTGAATGCTCCTAAAAAAGATATTAGAAAGAAAATGTAA
- a CDS encoding phosphopentomutase: MTKFKRIHLIVLDSVGIGAAPDSDKFFNAGTPDSDSDTLGHIAESAGLEVPHMAKLGLGNIPRVPKLKTVPTEREPLGYAGKLEEVSLGKDTMTGHWEIMGLNITEPFDTFWDGFPEEILTKIEEFSGRKVIREANKPYSGTQVIADFGERQMKTGELIIYTSADPVLQIAAHEEVIPLEELYKICEYARSITLERPALLGRIIARPYLGTPVNFVRTSNRRDYAVSPFAPTVLNRLADAGIATYGIGKINDIFNGSGITHDMGHNKSNSHGVDTLLKTMALDEFAEGFSFTNLVDFDAVYGHRRDPEGYRDCLQEFDQRLPEITAQMQEDDLLLITADHGNDPTYAGTDHTREYVPLLAYSPSLTGSGVLPVGHFADISATVADNFGVEKAMIGESFLDYLL; the protein is encoded by the coding sequence ATGACAAAATTTAAACGTATTCACCTTATTGTGTTAGACTCTGTAGGTATCGGCGCAGCACCGGATTCAGATAAATTTTTTAATGCGGGGACACCTGACAGTGATTCAGATACCCTAGGCCATATTGCCGAAAGCGCAGGATTAGAAGTTCCTCATATGGCCAAACTTGGATTAGGCAATATTCCGCGTGTCCCCAAATTAAAAACGGTTCCGACTGAGAGAGAACCGCTGGGTTATGCTGGTAAATTGGAAGAAGTGTCGCTGGGTAAAGATACAATGACAGGGCATTGGGAAATTATGGGACTCAATATTACGGAGCCTTTTGATACGTTCTGGGATGGTTTTCCGGAAGAAATATTAACGAAAATCGAGGAGTTCTCGGGACGAAAAGTTATCCGTGAAGCCAATAAGCCTTATTCAGGGACGCAGGTCATTGCCGACTTTGGAGAACGGCAGATGAAAACGGGTGAGCTTATTATTTATACATCTGCTGATCCGGTGCTGCAAATTGCTGCTCATGAAGAGGTTATCCCCTTAGAAGAACTTTATAAGATTTGCGAATATGCGCGCTCAATTACTCTTGAACGTCCTGCTCTGTTAGGCCGTATTATCGCACGTCCCTATCTTGGAACACCCGTCAATTTTGTCCGCACGTCCAATCGCAGGGACTATGCTGTCTCACCTTTTGCACCGACTGTTCTTAACCGTTTAGCAGATGCTGGCATTGCGACTTACGGTATTGGAAAAATCAATGATATTTTCAATGGTTCTGGTATTACTCATGATATGGGACATAATAAATCAAACAGCCACGGTGTTGATACATTGTTAAAAACAATGGCCTTGGATGAGTTCGCTGAAGGTTTTTCTTTCACCAATCTTGTTGACTTTGATGCTGTTTACGGTCACCGGCGTGATCCGGAAGGATATCGTGATTGCTTGCAGGAATTTGATCAGCGCCTGCCTGAAATTACTGCTCAGATGCAAGAAGATGATCTGCTTCTCATCACTGCTGATCATGGCAATGATCCAACATATGCAGGAACCGATCATACGCGTGAATATGTTCCGCTGCTGGCTTATAGTCCGTCTCTGACGGGAAGTGGAGTACTTCCAGTTGGCCATTTTGCTGATATTTCAGCTACAGTTGCTGATAATTTCGGCGTGGAAAAAGCGATGATTGGAGAATCATTCTTAGATTATTTGCTATAA
- a CDS encoding purine-nucleoside phosphorylase — protein MSLLVKIKETQAFLESKGILQPELGLILGSGLGSLAEEVEQEVVLNYADIPNWGQSTVPGHAGKLVYGSLSGRKVLALQGRFHFYEGNSLELVTFPVRIMKALGCKGIVVTNAAGGIGYGPGTLMLITDHINMTGQNPLIGENLDEFGPRFPDMSNAYTKTYRQKAQAAAEKLGIDLAEGIYLGVTGPSYETPAEILAFKTLGAGAVGMSTVPEVIVAAHSGLKVLGISAITNFAAGFQSELSHEEVVAVTERIKEDFKKLVKTILIEL, from the coding sequence ATGTCGTTATTGGTAAAGATTAAAGAGACACAGGCTTTTCTGGAATCTAAAGGAATACTGCAGCCTGAGTTAGGTTTGATTCTTGGATCTGGTTTAGGGAGCTTGGCAGAAGAAGTGGAGCAGGAAGTTGTGCTTAACTATGCTGATATTCCCAACTGGGGTCAGTCAACTGTTCCAGGACATGCGGGGAAGTTAGTTTATGGCAGCTTGTCTGGCCGCAAAGTTTTAGCCTTGCAGGGACGTTTTCATTTTTATGAAGGCAACAGTTTGGAACTGGTGACTTTTCCGGTTCGTATCATGAAAGCTCTCGGCTGTAAAGGGATAGTAGTGACTAATGCTGCTGGCGGTATTGGCTATGGTCCGGGGACTTTGATGCTGATTACCGATCACATCAATATGACTGGCCAAAACCCATTGATTGGTGAAAATCTTGATGAGTTTGGTCCGCGCTTTCCGGATATGTCCAATGCTTATACAAAAACTTATCGTCAGAAAGCCCAAGCTGCAGCTGAAAAGCTTGGGATAGATTTGGCAGAAGGAATTTACCTTGGCGTGACGGGGCCTTCTTACGAAACACCAGCCGAAATCTTAGCCTTTAAAACCTTAGGAGCGGGAGCGGTTGGTATGTCAACTGTACCAGAAGTGATTGTTGCAGCCCATTCCGGCTTGAAGGTGTTGGGGATTTCTGCCATTACTAATTTTGCGGCCGGCTTTCAGTCTGAGCTTAGCCATGAAGAAGTTGTTGCAGTGACCGAACGGATTAAGGAAGATTTTAAAAAATTAGTTAAAACTATTCTGATAGAATTATAG
- the deoD gene encoding purine-nucleoside phosphorylase: MSVHIEAKAGEIADKILLPGDPLRAKFIAENFLEGAECFNNVRGMLGYTGTYKGQRISVMGTGMGMPSISIYVNELIRDYGVKKLIRVGTAGSIDPNVHVRELVLAQAAATNSRIISNDWPEYDFPQIADFKLLDKAYHIAKSLGLTSHVGTVLSSDVFYSSMPERNMQLGEYGVKAIEMEAAALYYLAAKYHVQALALMTISDSLVHPEEDTTAQERQTTFTDMMTVGLETLLADSN, encoded by the coding sequence ATGTCAGTTCATATTGAAGCCAAAGCAGGAGAGATTGCCGATAAAATCCTTCTTCCCGGTGACCCTTTGCGTGCTAAATTTATTGCCGAAAATTTTTTAGAAGGAGCAGAATGTTTCAATAATGTCCGCGGTATGTTAGGTTATACAGGAACTTATAAAGGACAGCGGATATCGGTTATGGGAACAGGTATGGGAATGCCTTCTATTTCTATTTATGTTAATGAGCTCATTCGTGACTATGGAGTGAAAAAACTTATTCGTGTAGGGACAGCAGGTTCGATTGATCCGAATGTTCATGTTCGGGAGTTAGTTTTGGCTCAGGCCGCTGCAACTAATTCTCGGATAATAAGCAACGATTGGCCTGAGTATGATTTCCCGCAGATTGCTGATTTTAAACTCTTGGATAAAGCTTATCATATTGCCAAAAGTTTAGGCCTTACCAGTCATGTCGGAACTGTTTTGTCATCAGATGTTTTTTATTCAAGTATGCCTGAGCGCAATATGCAGTTGGGTGAGTATGGAGTGAAGGCAATTGAAATGGAAGCAGCTGCTCTCTACTATTTGGCTGCTAAGTATCATGTTCAGGCCTTGGCCCTTATGACCATTTCTGACAGCCTTGTCCATCCTGAGGAAGATACAACAGCACAAGAGCGTCAGACAACCTTTACTGACATGATGACAGTCGGTTTAGAGACATTGCTTGCAGACAGCAACTAA
- a CDS encoding LysR family transcriptional regulator has translation MRIQQLHYIIKIVETGSMNEAAKQLFITQPSLSNAVRDLEREMGIEIFIRNPKGITLTKDGVEFLSYARQVVEQTALLEERYKNKEASRELFSVSAQHYAFVVNAFVSLLKGTDMTQYELFLRETRTWEIIDDVKNFRSEIGVLFLTNYNRDVLTKLLDDSHLQYTTLFKARPHIFVSKTNPLAGREKVTIEDLEDFPYLSYDQGIHNSFYYSEEIMSQIPHSKSIVVSDRATLFNLLIGLDGYTVATGILNSNLNGDNILSIPLDVDDEIEIIYIKHEKANLSKMGEKFIDYLLEEVKFDDISREDE, from the coding sequence ATGCGCATTCAACAGTTACATTACATTATCAAAATCGTGGAAACAGGCAGTATGAATGAAGCTGCCAAACAGCTTTTTATTACTCAGCCCAGTCTGTCCAACGCTGTCAGGGATCTGGAGCGAGAAATGGGAATTGAAATCTTTATCCGCAATCCTAAAGGCATTACTTTGACAAAAGACGGTGTTGAATTTCTTTCTTATGCCCGTCAGGTTGTTGAACAGACTGCTCTTTTGGAAGAACGTTATAAAAACAAAGAGGCCTCTCGTGAACTTTTCAGCGTTTCTGCTCAGCACTATGCTTTTGTAGTCAACGCTTTTGTCTCTTTGCTTAAGGGAACCGATATGACACAGTATGAACTCTTTCTGAGAGAGACCAGAACGTGGGAGATTATCGATGATGTCAAAAATTTCCGCTCAGAAATCGGTGTCCTTTTTTTAACTAATTACAACCGGGATGTGCTGACTAAACTGTTAGACGACAGCCATCTGCAGTACACAACACTTTTTAAAGCCCGTCCTCACATTTTTGTCAGCAAAACCAACCCTCTGGCCGGCAGAGAAAAAGTAACTATTGAAGATTTGGAAGATTTTCCCTACCTCAGCTATGATCAGGGAATCCATAACTCTTTTTATTATTCCGAAGAGATTATGTCGCAGATTCCCCACTCAAAGTCTATTGTTGTCAGTGACCGGGCAACTCTCTTTAATCTCCTGATCGGCCTTGATGGCTATACCGTAGCCACCGGTATTCTAAATAGCAATTTAAACGGCGATAATATTCTTTCCATCCCGCTGGATGTGGACGATGAAATTGAAATTATTTATATAAAACACGAAAAAGCTAACTTATCCAAAATGGGTGAAAAATTTATTGACTATCTTTTAGAAGAGGTCAAATTCGACGATATTTCGCGAGAAGATGAATAA
- a CDS encoding LCP family protein, producing the protein MASRSGKRKVSKPSNSIWTVINFILLALYTLLSGMVIFTMFSHNFLAFRHINIILTAGLLLVLLAGLALAVLKKGKLLTSLGLVLFSLLSAGILYGFKSAIDVAGNLNDSASYSEIKMSVLVPAESGVTDVGELNELEAPAESDGSNIAALLAQIKAEKGLDLQTVNVASYPEAYEHLRDGSSQAMVMNSSYSSLLELTDDNYQANVKEIYSYTIKTKLKDDRAKSADSDVFNIYISGIDTYGSISTVSRSDVNIILTVNMKTHQILMTTTPRDAYVQIPNGGANQYDKLTHAGIYGVETSMQTLENLYGIDIDYYARINFTTFMNLVDAVGGITVYNDQAFTSHTDSEYTFEEGNVTLDSKKALAFVRERYGLDGGDNDRGKNQMKVVSAILNKLTALNSLSGYSAVITSLQDSVQTNMSLDTMMNLANSQLDSGSRFTVSQQEVTGTGSTGQLTSYAMPSASLYMLELDQSSVDKASEAIKDVISGE; encoded by the coding sequence ATGGCATCACGTTCAGGTAAAAGAAAAGTTTCTAAGCCTAGTAACAGTATATGGACTGTTATTAATTTTATTTTATTGGCACTTTACACCTTGCTTTCCGGCATGGTTATTTTTACCATGTTTTCTCATAATTTTCTTGCTTTTCGCCATATAAATATCATTTTAACAGCAGGTTTACTGCTTGTTTTACTGGCTGGTTTAGCGCTGGCTGTTTTGAAAAAAGGAAAGTTATTGACTAGTTTGGGTTTGGTGCTGTTTTCGCTTTTATCAGCAGGGATTCTTTATGGATTTAAGTCTGCAATTGATGTGGCAGGAAACTTGAATGACTCAGCTTCTTATTCGGAAATCAAAATGAGTGTTCTTGTTCCGGCTGAAAGTGGTGTAACAGATGTGGGAGAGCTCAATGAGCTTGAAGCCCCGGCTGAAAGTGACGGCTCAAATATAGCAGCTTTGCTGGCGCAGATTAAAGCGGAAAAAGGACTAGATTTGCAAACTGTCAACGTTGCTTCTTATCCGGAAGCTTATGAACATTTGCGCGATGGCAGCAGTCAGGCAATGGTAATGAACAGCAGTTACTCCAGTTTGCTGGAACTGACTGATGACAATTATCAGGCAAATGTTAAAGAAATCTACAGCTACACCATTAAAACAAAGCTAAAAGATGACCGCGCTAAATCAGCGGATTCTGATGTTTTTAATATTTATATCAGCGGTATTGATACTTATGGTTCTATTTCAACTGTTTCTCGTTCAGATGTGAATATTATTTTGACGGTTAATATGAAGACCCATCAAATTTTAATGACTACTACACCTCGAGATGCTTATGTGCAAATTCCTAATGGCGGCGCAAATCAGTATGACAAATTAACTCATGCTGGTATTTACGGAGTTGAAACGTCAATGCAGACCCTTGAAAATCTGTATGGGATTGATATTGACTATTATGCCCGGATTAATTTCACAACGTTTATGAACCTTGTGGATGCTGTAGGCGGTATTACGGTGTACAATGACCAAGCCTTTACAAGCCACACTGACAGCGAATATACTTTTGAAGAAGGAAACGTTACCTTAGATTCAAAAAAAGCACTGGCCTTTGTTCGGGAACGGTACGGACTCGATGGCGGCGATAATGATCGAGGCAAGAATCAAATGAAAGTCGTTTCAGCTATTTTAAATAAACTGACAGCTTTAAATTCTCTGTCTGGTTATTCGGCTGTTATTACCAGTTTGCAGGATTCTGTTCAGACAAATATGTCTTTGGATACGATGATGAATTTGGCTAACAGCCAGCTGGATTCCGGAAGCCGCTTTACAGTAAGCCAGCAGGAAGTCACTGGAACCGGTTCAACAGGTCAGCTGACTTCTTATGCCATGCCATCGGCAAGTCTCTATATGTTAGAACTGGATCAGTCCAGTGTTGATAAAGCATCAGAAGCCATTAAAGACGTCATTTCAGGTGAATAA